The segment CATACGTGGATAGTATGCATGCATCCATGTTCCCataaaatggcaaaatagaaaaataaaaaaaaaaaaacggatcCAGTTTGGTTTTCCCCCCCTGTGAACAGATTGTTGGCAAACCTCTGCGCAGCGGTGAACTGCAAACAAGAAAGGGGAGCCCACCAATCGCAGGGAAGCTTAAACaaattaagaagaaaaagaggtggggtaccactttttttttttcctactcgCTACAAATCGCAGTGTTCAAAGTGCAGTTGAGGGGGATGCCTCCAAAAAATTGNNNNNNNNNNNNNNNNNNNNNNNNNNNNNNNNNNNNNNNNNNNNNNNNNNNNNNNNNNNNNNNNNNNNNNNNNNNNNNNNNNNNNNNNNNttttttttttctctacttTACCGAGGGGGTGGTGAATGTATCAGCGCACTTTGCAACTTTCGAACGTAAAGCAAAAGGAGCATACCGTCGctgcaaagaaaaagaagcatcATACGTACCTCTTTGTGCCTCTATGTGCCTTGTTATGTTTAGGGTTACGCAAAATATGATTAAATcgcctgaacaagtcaggtaaaaaaaaaaaaatttggctaGTTTTTCGAGGAAAGCGCATCTCTGTGAGGAACCCGTCGCGAGTTTTGCCGCGcgtttttttgcagaaaggGCTTCCCCTAACTTGATTGCATAAGTATGCCACGAAAAGAAGTGCGCACATAATTTTGCTTCACCCAGAGGGCACCGAACATGCCCTGCAATCTGTGCAATTCCCGCTTCCCCAAGTGACAAACGGCAAAGTAACCCAAATTGAATTGTTCCCACAGCGCGTAGGGGGAAAATCGTTCAGGCATGCAAaacggttaaaaaaaaaaaaaaaaagtaccaccCGGTTGGGTTTGTACAAACATGCTTATTACCAttcaggtaaaaattaaattacgCCACAAGTTCAGGAAAGAGAAAGGAGTGGTGGTCGATCCATCCACGTTTTTTCGCAGTGCGTACATTTTGCGTGTGTGCGTCCCCCCTTATGTTGCACCGTCcgagaatatatatatatatatgggtACGTAGCGGTGACTGGAAAAAGGGGATCCCTTGCAAAGGTAGACGTCTGCAAAAGTAGACGCTTGTATATGTAGCCACCACGCAGTCACAACAAGTGGGCCGCTTCCACCAAACCAGTTGGTGCGAACTGACCAATTTATGCTCACCAATCAGCTTGCGCTTGACAGAAGCGCCCTGCTCTCATCGTCGGGCAGCTGGACGGGCTTCACATCGGAGAACTGCTTGGCGCTGTGGTGCACGCCCAGCACGGACCTGCCCGACTGATCTGAGTTCTGCTTAAACGACGCATCCCATTCGACCGCCTTGCTTGACGAGCAAGCAATGGAGGACCCCTCCGGGACAGACTCCTGCGCACATTGTTCCGGAAAGCactcagaaaaaatgcatcgGTACAAGTAAGCCTCCTTCGTCTTGGGAGTGTtatatggaaataaaaacggcGCGCGTGAAAATTGTATGTCCGAAATTTTACTCTCCGCGTACTCCTTCAAACCATCAATCCAGTTGTAACCAACCCCATCGGAAAATTGCTCCTTTTGTCTGTAAAGGATATGGTCAGGCAGATAGCCAGCGAAAGCTCTCCTTAGTATATCCTTTTCTATATGCCCCtttgaacacattttttctttgggATCAATATTCATGACTACATCTAAAAGATCGAGATCGAGAAAGGGAACCCTCGCTTCGATCCCAAATGCCATCGTAGATTTATTTGCCCTCAAACAGTCGTACATGTGCAAATCATGCACCTTCCTTTGTAACTCTCGATGAAACTCTTCACGGTTAGGAGCCATATGGAAATAAAGGTACCCCCCAAATATTTCATCTGATCCTTCTCCACTTAGAACCATTTTCACACAACTACTTTTTATCAACCTTGAAAGAATGTACATGGGGGTAGATGCACGGATCGTTGTGATGTCGTAAGTCTCTATATGATAGATCACATCGTGCAGAGAGTCGATTCCCTCCTCCACGGTGAAATGGAACTCTGTGTGGTGGCTCcccaaaaaatttgcaaccTCCTTTGCGGCCTTCAGATCGGGAGAGTTACGCAGCCCGATGGAGAAGCTCTTCAATCGGCAGGAATCCTCGGGAGGGTTGTTCCCATGGCTCTCTTCGTTGCTAAGGGGAGATGCGCCTGCCCCGTGGATCTTCTTCAAATGCCTGGAAATTATCGCAGCCACGATGGAAGAGTCCAACCCCCCAGAGAGTAGCACTCCGAAGGGAACGTCCCCCATCAGTCTCTTTACCACGGCCTTCTCCAAATGCACTCGAATTTGTTCCAAGTCTGCTTTATTATTTGGAATGGCAGCACTTAGGTCCCACCAATTGGGATTAAAGTAACGAACGAACTCTCCTTTATTTCTGCAGTTGATGTAGTAATGCCCAGGAGGGAAATTCACGTACCTAACGCAACTATCCTTTAGTGCTTTAAACTCAGAGGCGAACCAAATGGACCCATCAGATGCGTATCCTATATAGAGAGGACAAACCCCTATAGGATCTCTAAACGCAAAAAAGGTGCTCTTTTTGTGGTCACTTATAACTCCAGAAAATATCCCGTTCAACATGGAAGGCATTTTATTAGTGTACTTCTTGTACAGGTTCGGAATGACTGCACAGTCCGATTGGCtagttaaattttttatgacatCTTCAGGAAGGAGCTTTCGAAGCTCCATGTGGTTGTAGATCTCTCCGTTGATCGTCAGACACACTTCCTTGGCGTCGTCGTAGAGGGGCTGGTGACCCGAGAGGACGTCGACGATGGCCAGGCGCTCGTGCGCCAGCACGTTGGTCGTTCCGTCCTCATTATCTTCGACTACGATTCCGTTCCAGTCGGGGCCCCGGTGCCTCAGCCTGTGCATAGAAGTGGTGGTGCGGAGCGGTGGAAGCGGAGCGGGATGGTGTCCTCTCAATGGTGTCCTCTCAATGGTGCCCCCTCAACGGTGTCCCCTCAATGGCACAACGCAAGGCTACCCCTGCGCTGGGGGGGGAAACCCTTTTAGGCGATCTCAAAGATGAAGGGGGcctcagaaaaaaatagtatcAAACGGAATGGTGCGCGAGGGAAGCACTTTCCCATGGACCTTTATCAAATTACTCGCATGGAATTACAAGTGGTTGGTAGATGCAAAAGTATTTGCTCGTTTAGGCAGACGAATGGAACCGTGTCGTGTCCAACGGTTGGACTGTCTAACTGACAACATAGCTCACGGGTGGATTGAGGGGGGAAAGGAGGAGCCTACTCTTCTTTCCACAGGATGCACACGTTCATTTGCGCATATggacatgcacatgcacatatatacctatgtcccctctcccctttttttggggggtgcCCACTCTGTTCAATTCAGAACCCGCGCACGAAGAACGGGTTCGCGAAAAGGCGCACACAGCTAACTCCCCCCCCGAAAAGGCGCACACAGCTAACTCCCCCCCGCGAAAAGGCGCACACGGCTAACTACCCCGCTAATGCGCCACAATCGTTGTTGGCCCATTTTTACAGTGCACGAACACAAAGTGAACAAGTTCACTCGCACAACCGTGGAGCGGCCAGCACTCGTCGCTCGCTCAGTACTTCTTTGAGAGCTCCAGGGCCTTCCTACGCAGTCGGTGCCTTTCAATGGACGAGTGGAAAATGGCTAGGATGCCGCACATGGTTGGAGTCAATCCGCTTTATTAACAACGTTTGGGGAAAGTGATCCTTTTTTCACGAATCCGTAAGTTTGTAAAAGTGTAGTTGCGGGTTCGTGACAAGTTAGTTGTCCTTATTAAAAGggagttctttttttttgttttttttctttttaagggGGTTAAAATAagctttgttttttttgccaagGGGGGCAGactttttttcgattttttttttttgctatatGGGTagcttttttcgtttttttttttttttgctaagtGGGTAgccttttcgattttttttttttcccattttggcttGTCAGCAGTTTCTGCGGGTATGTCCCTCCAAGTGATGCGTAATGAACACATGAAAACGTGGGAGAAGCAGGGCCTGTTGGGGAGGACGTTAGATGGACGTATGTCCGGGCATGTGCATAGCATCTAGGGGATTGACTAGCATACCTCTGGATTATNNNNNNNNNNACTCGTCGCTCTTGGCCGCGCTTCCTCTTGCCGAATGAACGGCTGCCCCCTCCCCTGCAACGAACTTTCGTACAAAAATGGGCCAACTcgcattttccccttttttgcctccgCATCGCAAGCTTAAGGGTGAACTGCTCGTcaataattttgcaaaatgaaacgcGCGCTTTGTTCCCCCCGTCAGTTAAGCGAGCGGAAGTTTGAACGGGCGCAATTTTTGCACAACTGTGATCGTGATCCCCGTTGACACGGGCATGATGGTCCACTTCCACCGATTCGTCGATTCTTTCCCAAACGAACAAACGGAATCACCTTCGCCTGCACATGGTCAGGAAAAGGAATAGTCCGTCCCCATCCCGAATGGAACCATTTCAACATGATGATAACATAACCCAGCTCATCcgaaagagaaaaatcatgaggatattttttcatgCATCACAATCTGATTGAAATGGTTTTCCCAACCGGAATGGAGATAGCCAGTGGATAGGGGATGGAAGGGATCCAACCCTAAGGGGTGGCGGCTCCAACGGAGGCGCTAACAGGTTGAAGGTATTATATCCCCAACGTGTAATCACACAGGGAGTACTTCATTTCCCACTGGTTTTCCTTCCGGGGGAGCAACACGCGGTAGGGGTAGTACCTTTTGCAAGGCGTACCTTTGCGAGGCGTACCTCTGCTCAGTTTATCCGTCATGTTAGGAGATACCATCACGACCGTTCCTGTTGCTCCCCCGTTTTAACAGAGCGGTGGTTGTAGGTGTGCTACGTATGCGGTTCTACGTGTGCACGTGTGCACGTATGTGTGTGTCCACCTGAGGGACCGTCCCGCCGACGCGGAAGCCAATTCTTTGCAGTGTTACAAAACGGAGGGGGTGAAAATCggttcacaaaaaaatcgcaaatgGTCTTACACGCAAGTGCGTGCTTGAGCATTCGCGGAACTGTGGAGGAAAAGgtttttcagaaaaaaaaaaaaaaaaaaaaaaaaaagcacactCGAGGGGTGGGGCGGTTACAAAACAGGCTCATAACTTgttaggttttttttttttctctttttttctctctttttttttttcctcttcctttcctttttcctttcccttttcctttcctttttgctagCCCCCCTGAAGAGGGTCCGCCGTGGTCGGCTCCTCCACAGGCACATCATTCCGGATCGCGCAAAAAAAGATGCAGTGGTACTGCACCTGCATCATGGAATCAACATTGGttgtataataattatcGATCCATTCAATCTCCACAAAGGTGAACCATTTGGAAATTATGACTTTAATTTCTTCCCATGATAACTCGATGGATAGCTCATTCGTCATTTCAGAGTAGTGGTAAAGGAGAGGACCGACGTTACACCACAAGGAGTTTGGTTTTAAAATATTGGCAAAGGTTcgaatatatgaaaaaatatttttcgctgtatccataaaaaaacaagtaaGAACTCCATCAAAAGATGTCCTCTCCTTTCCATAAACCTCGATCAGTTCTCCTGCACACATAGAGAACTCGGTACTTAGGATAGCCTTAttgtatgtatttatatcAGGGAGAGTTACAGTCTTTAGATGATcgtctctttttcttctattaAGTGTGTTCAAGCAATAGGGTTGTATTTTTAATGACTCCTTTTCATTATAGTAGTTGAGGATGAAGTTAGATGCAAGAAGCATGAAGTAAGAGAATTCATTTCCTTGGCTTCTAtaacccttttttgccacttcgTATGGAAGTCTTCCCAATCCTGATCCTGGACAAAGGATCTTTGGGATATACGTATCTGTTATTGGTAGATATTTATCCAGACTTCTTAACATGGGTTCGTATGCACTATCTCTTTCATGTTTTCCTTCCATGGACCAATCTCGTACGAACTGTCTCAGTGTGCTTCTCACCTTGCTCATGTTTTGCAGCAGGTTGTATTCGTCCAGCGTGGGGCTGTACGCGCTTGTGATTCGACGTCCGGGGGGCACGTGCTCTCCCTGGGCGGGGGTTCCACCTGGGGTGGCCCCACTTGGGGTGACCCTACTTGGGGGGGCTCCACCTGGGGTGACCTTACTTGAGGGATCTCCACATTGGGTGGCCCCACCTGGGGTGACCCTACTTGGGGGGGCTCCACCTGGGGTACCCCCAACAGGCGGGTCCGCACCCGGCGCAGCGTTCTCCCCCCCTGGCTCGTCGCTCGCGAGCCACTCGCCAAGCCGCCTCTCCCCCGGCTCGCCGTCCAGGCGGGGGAACGCGTACTCGCTGTACTGCTTGCGGTAGTCTGCGACGTACGCTTCGCCGCGTACTTCTCCACCCACGCCGCACTCCTGCTCGGCGTCGCCCCCATGGCGATAATCTTCCGATTTCCCCTTCCCGTTGGGGGTACCCAgctcttccttctccttcctcctaTTATGATACTGCCTGTTGTAGTGCTCCGGGAAGGGCAGGCCCCTTCTCCGCTCCTCCTGGAGCTCTCCCTTAAGGCTTACCTCGTGTGACTGCTCTGAGGAGTGTCCCCCTTGTTGCTTCCCTTCTCCATgagtttccccccctcccccctcagGAAACAACGATGAACTGCCTAACAGGTCCGCACCTGTTTCATCCTTATGAGGCGTTTTTCTCCCGGTGGAGTAGCCAACGTCCAAATAATCTGCAGATGTAGATCTCTCCAAATTGAGCTCAAGCTCCTTAGACATCCCTTCGTCCTCTTTAGCACTCATTAACTTGGATCTTATTTCTTTTAGTATAACGATTGGGTTATCCTTACAGAGCAACCTTGCATTCAAGTTATGGTAGTTATACTCTCGATCgattttgtccttctcctcctccgttAAATGGTTCAGTATTTCGTTGATTGTGTATTCCTCcatggggattttttttctccttttctttcgcgtttttcctttgtcggtcttcttctccccttcaTCGATGCTGCTTCTACGGTCGGAGAGGCCCCCCTCTGCGTTGCTACTGCAGCTGGCATCCTCCGGGACGCTTCCAACGCTTCCAACGCTGCCGAcgcttcctccacttcgAACGCTTCCCCCACTGCCTCCACTCCCCCCACTGCCGCCCCCCTCGTCGCTGCCAGAATCCTCCACGATGACCACATCCCCGCGGTGAGCAGTGTGTGCCAGTAGGTGCAAAATAACATGAGTTGAGATCTGCGGAAGCAATatattaagaataaaaaaatagttattcAAGACCGCTAGGTACATCTTATACAGCTTGCTGTAAATGGATTCAGTTAGGAGAGTCTTTTCCTCGTTGGTCAGGGAGGAGATATTTCGATATATCCTCAGGAGTTCGTAgaagcaatattttttataatacaagaaggaaaagcaaacGTTACAGAAGTGCCTTTCCTCATCGTCGCTCAGGGCGTCTGTGTTGTCCTGGGTGCAGTCTTCTCTGTGGTGGTCGCTCCTCCCGGGGCTGCTCCTCCCAGGGGTACTCCTACCGGGCGAACCAGCACAGCTACACCTGCTGTGTGATTCCTCCCCGCCTGGATGACCCTCCCCTGAGCAACTCTTCCCACAGGGATTACATCCCCCCATTGCCACACCCAACTTGGAGTTATCTCTCACTCCGACTTCGGGTCCCCCCGGTTGTCCACAGTGCCCTGCTGAGGGGGTCgcctcatttttgtcacttGTACCACTCGCCATTTTGGCATGTTAGGCGGCGAGGCAACAACGGGGTGGGGCACGTCCGCGCAGCGTTTCTGTAGAGTTAGTCCGCGTGACTATTCTGTAGAGTTAGTCCGCGTGACTATTCTGTAGAGTTAGTCCGCGTGACTATTCTGTGGAGTACCTCCGAGTGACTATTCTGTAGAGTAGCTCCTCGCCGCTCTTCTACCTGGCACATCCAGTGGAGCGTCTTGACCACCCCCCGCAGAAaaatccccccccctcttgcGTCACTGCCACGGGTGGGAGGCGAAACGAAAGGCGAAcgggtgataaaaaaaaaaaaaaaaaaaaaaaaacaggcaaATCGAAAGGAACACGACACAACTGTTGGTAGCTAACAAGTGTCACACAAATGGAGCAAACGTGagtaggaaaaaagaaaaaaaaaaaaaaaaatgtttgcatATACGTTTGGATGTTCGTATGTGCCCATGTACGCATGGCTACTCATGCATGCGCATGGGAGGTACTCGCCCATGCACCTTACCGCGGAAAGAACTGACCTTGGGCATGTACGCGTGGCTGCGGCCCCCGTcagagggaggaggaggcgtTCAACTCAGTTCAGTCCTAACGCAGCGACATGTAACCGCGCGTACATGGGTACAAGCGTCAGTGCACAACTGATGAAATGCCCATGCAGGGACCTATACACGAGGGTTCCCACGTGAtagtaaacaaaaaaaaaaaaaaaaaaaaaaaaaggaccacCTGAGGGACGTACTGGAATGAACTACTCCTACAAAATTGGGGCTCTGAGGTGGAACTGCTTTCCCATCTTAGTGTGAACTTTTCAGAAGGAATATATGTCCCCGGTGAATATGCCGCAGAAGCAGTGGAGGTAGTTTCCCCGTTCGCCCTTTTGGTGAGGAAGCCATGTAGTGAGCGAAGGAGCCATCCAAAGGTGCGCACCCCTTGGATGAAGATCCACAACGGTGTTTAGTCGTAACACTAATtgggatgtaaaaaaaaaaaaggacccaGTTATGTAGACCAAACGGCAGTGCACCTCAAACAGAATTACCTCAGGGGAGCACTCAtcggtgtgtgtgtgggtaGCTTGCTCTTTTGCCTTCCCCATGTGTGCAAATATATAAGCCTTAAATAGCTAATAAGGGACAAACGTGTACGTGTGGTCCTCCCTGGACATGTCGCGTCCCTCTTTAAACTGCACGCAGTTGTGGTTGCGATTGGCAAGCCAGAACGTGGGATGCTAAAGGGAGGTGCCAACAAAGTGGTATGCAGTGCTGCCCACTTGGATAAGGTCATTTGGATAAGGTCATTTGGATAAGACCACTTGGATAAGACCATTTGGATAAGACCACTTGGATAAGGTCATTCGTGTGTCAAAGTGGAACTAtcgaaggagggaaaaaaaaataaataattcaggAAAAAGGCCCCATGTTTGTATGATACCCCACTCTGCCACCTCTCCCGTTCGACGTGAATGCACATCCGCTTCCCATTCTCAGCTTACGCTCACCTACTACTCCCCTTTTACGATGGGGTAACCAACACAGTCGGACAAACCGCAACGTGTATTGGGATCCTCTCCCACTCcacgttggaaaaaaaaaaaagggaacacacTCTAAGACGATCCCTTCGAAAAATGTGATACCTTCAGGGGGGGTAAGACCTACCCACATAGAAAGGTAACCCCTTCACATATGGCATTTTCAAGTGGAACGACGGGAGCTGGGTTGGTCACAGTTCAGGTCAGTCCATCACTTACACCTCTACAGATATAATATCAAAAGGGTGAAGCACTTTGCGAGATGTTCTTCACCCCGTCGTCAGTCCATGGGTAGGTGGAAGAATACTAAGCCGAGAGGGGTAGATGTGCTGCTGACGATGCGTTAGGGTGAGTATCGTCAGGGTAAGTATCGTTAGGGTAAGTGTCGTTAGGGTAAGTACCGTTAGGGTATGTGAAACCCTAGGGATACTTACCCTAACGGTACTTACCCTATGCCCTTTTTGCGGCTGAGCGGaagttcccccccctgccATCTTTAGACatatacacaaaaaggaCCACGCAGGGGGCCAGTGCGACGCGTTTGCAGCGATCGCGGAAAGTATTNNNNNNNNNNNNNNNNNNNNNNNNNNNNNNNNNNNNNNNNNNNNNNNNNNNNNNNNNNNNNNNNNNNNNNNNNNNNNNNNNNNNNNNNNNNNNNNNNNNNNNNNNNNNNNNNNNNNNNNNNNNNNNNNNNNNNNNNNNNNttttttttcgcttccctCCGTTTGTATCCTTACCCCGGTGAATCCACTCCCGTAGCCACGCCTAATCAACTACGATAGGGAGTAGTGGACGCACGGGTTTGGGCGGTCGCACAGTCCGCATATACAAGCCTTCACTCATGCATACACCCCATGTCTGCGTTCACGCCCATGTTAATGCATCCCCCTCCCATCCCGCTAACGTAGAGAGGTCACCCCCCAAAAAGGGTGCACACAAAATAGCTGTGTCTCTGCTTCCAGCCAGCCAACTAGCCAACTAGCCAAGTCCCCCTCTCCACATCCTTACCAAAACATGAATAGACCAAAGAACGATCATGTGAGCACAAACACCAAGAGCTGCCCCGATGATGCAACTCACAGAAGGAACAGGAGCAGAAACAGGGACAGGGGCACCAACAATGAGCAGTCACACCAACCGGAGAAGTCGCAAAACGAAAGGAGAGTAAACTCTACACATGCTGTTATGTATGCCTCGAAATCCGTTGGTGGGAGCAACCCTCAGAGTGAAAAAGCAGATGCCACAACCAAGAGAGCCAACCTTATTAGAGTGCCGAGAGAACTACCCGTTTGCTTTTCCAAaggcgaaaaggagaagcgagACGTCAATCGAGACGTCAATCGAGACGTCAATCGAGACGTCAATCGAGACGTCAAGCTTGACCTAGTTCGGAGGGGAGATTATCACACACAGGGGAACAACGCCACTCACGCACATGGCGCAGACCTACGTGATGAAAAATTCAGGGCGGAAAATCgcctgaactgttcaggtaGAAAAACGGACCCGTCATCAACCATTCGTACACAGTTGACCCAAAAGAGGGATGTCCTCGTGAGGCCGAAGAACAACAACAGCTGGGACTCAGCCTGCAGGGGGGAAGTCGATCGGGAGGACGcattagaaaataaaaaacgaaaagcaTCTCATTCGCATGATAAGGCTGGTCACCCTACCGGCTGCGCTATTTCTTGTGGCAGCGCTATTTCTTGTGGAAGCGCCATCTCTTGTGGTAGCGTGGCGGAGGGGAAAGCACAGCGGACcggtgaagaagcaaagcaCCCGCGTAGAAGCGGCAATGGCGAAGCTGGCCACGCTGTCGACCTTGGCTGCGATACCCATGTTGGCTCTCTTGGTAGCAGCTTGCCGATGCGCGAACAGAGGAGAAGGG is part of the Plasmodium cynomolgi strain B DNA, chromosome 8, whole genome shotgun sequence genome and harbors:
- a CDS encoding asparagine synthetase [glutamine-hydrolyzing] (putative), with amino-acid sequence LRHRGPDWNGIVVEDNEDGTTNVLAHERLAIVDVLSGHQPLYDDAKEVCLTINGEIYNHMELRKLLPEDVIKNLTSQSDCAVIPNLYKKYTNKMPSMLNGIFSGVISDHKKSTFFAFRDPIGVCPLYIGYASDGSIWFASEFKALKDSCVRYVNFPPGHYYINCRNKGEFVRYFNPNWWDLSAAIPNNKADLEQIRVHLEKAVVKRLMGDVPFGVLLSGGLDSSIVAAIISRHLKKIHGAGASPLSNEESHGNNPPEDSCRLKSFSIGLRNSPDLKAAKEVANFLGSHHTEFHFTVEEGIDSLHDVIYHIETYDITTIRASTPMYILSRLIKSSCVKMVLSGEGSDEIFGGYLYFHMAPNREEFHRELQRKVHDLHMYDCLRANKSTMAFGIEARVPFLDLDLLDVVMNIDPKEKMCSKGHIEKDILRRAFAGYLPDHILYRQKEQFSDGVGYNWIDGLKEYAESKISDIQFSRAPFLFPYNTPKTKEAYLYRCIFSECFPEQCAQESVPEGSSIACSSSKAVEWDASFKQNSDQSGRSVLGVHHSAKQFSDVKPVQLPDDESRALLSSAS
- a CDS encoding N2227-like protein (putative), which encodes MRRPPQQGTVDNRGDPKSESTPGRSSPGRSDHHREDCTQDNTDALSDDEERHFCNVCFSFLYYKKYCFYELLRIYRNISSLTNEEKTLLTESIYSKLYKMYLAVLNNYFFILNILLPQISTHVILHLLAHTAHRGDVVIVEDSGSDEGGGSGGSGGSGGSVRSGGSVGSVGSVGSVPEDASCSSNAEGGLSDRRSSIDEGEKKTDKGKTRKKRRKKIPMEEYTINEILNHLTEEEKDKIDREYNYHNLNARLLCKDNPIVILKEIRSKLMSAKEDEGMSKELELNLERSTSADYLDVGYSTGRKTPHKDETGADLLGSSSLFPEGGGGETHGEGKQQGGHSSEQSHEVSLKGELQEERRRGLPFPEHYNRQYHNRRKEKEELGTPNGKGKSEDYRHGGDAEQECGVGGEVRGEAYVADYRKQYSEYAFPRLDGEPGERRLGEWLASDEPGGENAAPGADPPVGGTPGGAPPSRVTPGGATQCGDPSSKVTPGGAPPSRVTPSGATPGGTPAQGEHVPPGRRITSAYSPTLDEYNLLQNMSKVRSTLRQFVRDWSMEGKHERDSAYEPMLRSLDKYLPITDTYIPKILCPGSGLGRLPYEVAKKGYRSQGNEFSYFMLLASNFILNYYNEKESLKIQPYCLNTLNRRKRDDHLKTVTLPDINTYNKAILSTEFSMCAGELIEVYGKERTSFDGVLTCFFMDTAKNIFSYIRTFANILKPNSLWCNVGPLLYHYSEMTNELSIELSWEEIKVIISKWFTFVEIEWIDNYYTTNVDSMMQVQYHCIFFCAIRNDVPVEEPTTADPLQGG